ACACCAAGTAGACGGGCGGtgtcatcattttttttaatgtttttaaaaaaaattcgtcGTATACATTTTCCCTTATCTATAATACAACGAAAATTTGGTTTCaattcactcatttttaaactatgcattttttaaaaattaatctgagcttatagtttttattttagtaatattcaaatataataaaaaatgtatgaaaataattttaatttttaaaatataataaaaaatggtgGCCAGAGGGCCACTATTGTAATGGCCAAGTTTTGAGGACAAGGATCAAGTTTGTTGGACATGCCCAAGAAATGGTGGCTCGAGCATGTCCAAATGAGCCACCACTGTGGATGCCGTCAGtgattcacttttttattaatgaatatGTTGTCCTCTAATATTTGTTGCTCTCTACACGTGTATTGGAGCATAAGCTGTGAGTCAATAAATTGTTGAACTTAAATTTTGTGCCACTATGCTACTACTACCATTTATCTTGAACATATGATAAGAGCACAAGACAAGATTGTAtatatttccataaatatcAACATCCACTTGACAAGCAACGAGATCAGATTCAAGAAACAAGTccctttaaaaaaatcaaggaAACATCTGATCTAACAATAACACAATCGCCATAGCAAATCTTGAATCAAACCCTGGTTGAACAAGTAGATTAAACACCTCCACACCAAAAGATGCACCTTTTTTCATGGCCACTTTCTTCTTGATCTCAGACAAAGCCCTCCTCGACTCATCCATAATCTTACACGATCGACGCGCATACGACCCTTCCACCGTGTATTTGAACCCCTCTCCCGACATGCCGCCGCCATAAACATACGCTAGAACACTCGGTTTGGCTTTGATGATGCTCATGTTTTTCCTAACACAAAATATAGGCTTGTTGGAACTCTTCTTGCCCACTTCTCCTTCATATATAAGCCAGTAGTTGCCCACTAACCTCAACTTCTGCacatcattaaataatttatattgtaaGAAACCAAAGCCTTCATCATGAACATAGGAGATTCATATATGAgaataagaatgagttaggattatttgattatcttttatatatatatatatatatatatatatatatattgatgtgATCAGTTGCTAACTAGTACTATTTGCTAATTGTTAACTATGTCGAACAGTCTATGTTATAGATGTCAACACGAAGACATATATATTACCTTAGGACGAGATATGGTGAAGATGGGGTAGCCATGGGCATCCATGAGCATGATTTGGTTGGGGCGAGAGGAGTAGTTATCAACTCTATAGACTAAGCTGCCATCGGAGCCAATCACTGTGAAGCCATTGCAGCTGAAAATAAGTGATTTTCTCCAAACTGTGAGAGAATTATATGCTGATTTTTCATCAATATTGGTGTCGCAGTCTTGGTCTTGCTCATGATAATGGTGGGCTGCTATTCTTGATCTAGATTTCAAGAAAGgaggcatttttttttttgcagtttGACTGTTTGTTGAATGATACCACTTAGACAGACAGAGGAGTTAATTGGTATATTTTTAGCACTTCCCTGTCTCTCTCTAcatgtatatttatagtaatcaAACCGACTTTAGCAAGCTATGATATGTATATcttatagtaaaaattaaaagtgctATTGTGTGGGGTTCCTGGCCATAAACCTACCACCAAAGTGACTAGTGCATGATTTTGTGCACACGTGGCACCTGGCCACCTATTCTCTGTTTACTATCGATGCATATATCTATAGTTTAAAACTTTAACAAGATGTCATTTTATACCTCGATCAAtgttaatttttcattatcgAAGTATGATGTATTGcgaaattgtaaattaattcttTCTTTGTTATgacttttgaatatttattttttgacacgcgattttatataatgttatttgattttatataatgttattttataaatcaagtacagaaaataaaataacagaaaGAGAGTGGAGAAagtgatgtttctatttttaaaaatatgtcatttaaagtagaacattaaaaaaaatatactaccaaTTAGAGTGAGATAAAAAGAATACAATATACCATGCAGTAGCTAGAATTGAGACCACAATCCGAAATGTCCTAAACATCTTTGGATAGGAGTTGAGATATAAATGACAGTTAGATTGGAGTTTTTGATTTCGATGTCATTGATGTGAtcagaaaattaatttgaggAAGACCTTTCAAGGGATTTTTGCCATCGTTTCAAATTCAATGACCGGTTATTAGATATAGCACAAAATTGGCGATTCAAGAAATTGAActtgattattttttgcattgtCATCGAAGGTTTAAGAAACTACCAAATCCTACCCTATATAAATATTGacatgcaaaaataatataatatgcaCGTGAATGCgatattaattaaactatGAAATTGGCTTATGAGCTGGACATTGATTTTAATACAAGATTAAGTGTACCATTATTAGCAGTGTATGGGAATTGCCACTTGTTTGGATATGGGAAACAGAttcaagaaaattacaaaaacaatTAACTACATAAACAGGAAAAGGCGGTGAAATTCAAGAAAGTtaaactttcttttttatgtcAATCAAACTTCGTGAGGATAACACAGcagcaaataaaatactctaCTATATACAAACAAtcataattaaagaaaatcatttgattattttgtccGAGAACTTTTCTAGTATGTTGAGGTGAGAATACTAGCTAGTAGTGTCAATTCTGACGTTTCTTTGGTGGTAACAAAATCATAATGACacattataaatgaaatggagcgtagaaaatcacaaatttgatcaaactcATACTACTACatactacattattctctgaaataattttatttacacaagaaaattctataaatcaaatccactaaaaagaaaattaatggtCAAAAAACGGAATTTGGACTTACCAGAAAAGGATAGTCCCCAATCCAATTGTTACACGCTCCTCTCTTTATTGGTAGTTGGACTTAATTGGAATAATATACACGTGGCTAAATCATTCTAACACGACGTAGTTATCAAGACTTTTTGGTTATAAATTGAGaactttataaatataaaaaaggggagaaaaaatcacatttactGTAGACAACGTAAAAAAGCTTACTATACAGTATACACGCACgtcaatttgatttaataaacaaacaaaGTAATTAAACTAGATTAAATGAATCTTTCTATAAacgaaaagaaaatagtactccactGTAGTCACATGCATCTTCTGATATTGGAGATAAGAGTAGGCCATAAAACACAGTcaattggtaaaatatttatcttctattcaataaattaaagattcaaatcaacacaagaataGATAAAACcattattaatcattttaaataaaataaaatagtagataaattataaatacatcTATctgtaaatgaaaaaaatagtaaacacATCTTCGGAAATTGGTGACAAGATATTGTCGCATATCTAGTGAATCAAGACTCTTAGTATAATAAGACAAAGAGGTCGGAAATTTATTGCAAATTTTATGCTTGTCTGCAAATCTTGGATTGACACATGTGacttttgaaaaaacaaaggttactttattatttgttgggtACTTATTAGCTACAAAACTAATGaattaatagaaatatttgCATTTAAAATATGAGGATCCGTATCAACCACgcacatatttttagattaatggATATGTAGATATTGATTATTGCCAACCTTGCTAAAATATATTCTCTTGACAATTATTTACAGTAGTTTTCATGATAACTTTGAACTCGTAGGTCGTATATCCATCTTTTTAATCTTTTGGAAACCTTAAACTATAATAACCTAATGAGGATAATATAGAGAACGTAaaaaaatccttatttaatttcattttgtatttattttatcaacatAGTATTAGaaattctatatttttctGCGTCGAGCAAATTTGCTGTCACCAGTGGGTCTCTCGTGGGCCGATTATGCAGTGGGAAAAATAGATGTTTTTGCTGAAAATGGGCTGTTGAATACTGATAGGCCCCATCACGTCTATTGTAAATGGGCCGAAATTCTAACTTGGATATCGTGTATTGTAAACTTGGGCcaaaaatatttactatactgtttttttatatattagagGAAATTTGggggaagaaaaaataaagttgagtgCAGTCCGAATCACAACTGAATTCATTCGAGTCGAACCGCACACTTTGATcgattcaattaaaattttaaattttatcctATGATATGATcgatttaattttaactatataACCCGATCATAACAGAGAACACTTTTCTGGAACGAAGTTTATCGTTAAATTAACAATCAtacaataaattagttttatatatttctatatatcCACTTGAATATCGGGatggaatttaattattttcaaatgttaaaccaaaaataaaatataatcataagatTCATAACAACCAGCTAAAAAACAAGCATGACAGCAACTCATGGCTAAAAAGGATTAATAATTGAGAGAAcgaataattttgatataaatcAGTATCTCCTTCAAATTCTAAATTCAATGTATTCCTAAAATTATTATCCTAGTTGTTTACTGAAATTTAGAACAGCTGATAAACTTCGATCGTGGAAATTAGTAGGCGTCCTTACTTGCACTATAATTGTGGAAATTGAGCATATAACTTCGACAagatctttttttaaaaaataaacacgTTTCATTTGTAATTCACAATCattgtattttattgaaaagataCGAATGCAGATATTTTCACGAGCTTATGGTATAATTAATTCCCGAAATGGAACAGTATATTTTAAGCATACAATAGTGAAGGAACCTTCCTGGCACCTCGTTTCATTTGTTACGCAAAGTCGTCTAAATTAGTTAACCACGTTTCTGGGTGTTTGAAATTGTACTCCTATTATCTAAAATACATAGTTTCAAGCATAATcagataaaaatgaataatttcaAGCAAATTCTTACAAAATTcgaatttggtcaaattcaataatataCCAGCTATTATCCCTAAAAATATTCGTTTTTTATGAACAAccaaattattattacaaaatttaataaaaccaaaaaatccTCCCTCGTCGCAAGTACACATGCATGCAAAAATCTGTGTACTTGTGCAGCGTATTAGTCCAGTTTGTATTACGTGAAAACACGAACATTCCTGCGTTTGTGTTTTCGTTGTGACATGTAAATTTCTAAAGCTTATGCATTGGCGCAATTGATCATTTCAGTGAATAGAAAATTGGACCTTAAAGTCAAAATTGTGACATGGTATCCAAATTTAATACTAGAATAGGAAGATTACAATATATTCTAGGAATCTTCATGGCAGTCAAAGTCGTCTTCACTCTACGTTAGTTAACCACGTTTTTGGGTGTCTCAAATTGTATTTCTTTATAATGCATGATGTATCCACTACTCAATACTCAGCTACCCAactctctatatatacatacacaaaCCATCCATTAGTTTCATCATCTCATTCACACACATCAAATTCTATTCATCACAGCTCACAAATTCATTCCAAAACCAatcaccaaaaaaagaaagaaatatcaATGGGAGAAGGCAGAAGAAGCCGAAAGAAATGCTTAGCATACGTTGCAGCATTCATAGTGTTCCAAACAGCCGTCATTTTGGTCTTCGCTCTAACAGTTATGAAGATCAAAAGCCCGAAGGTGAGGTTCAACGCTATGGTTGTCGAAAGCTTCAGCTCCAGCAACAGCACCGCCACTTCCATCAACATGAAGCTGCGCGCGCAGCTCACAATTAAAAACACCAACTTCGGCCATTTCAAGTATGACGAGAGCACCCTCGTCATACTGCACAAGGGTGTGCCACTCGGGGAGCATGTCATCCCCGAGGGGCGCACCAAGGCCAAGAAAACGCAGAAGTTTGAGATATCCGTGGATGTGAGCACGGCCAAGGCATCGGGTAGTGAATTGAGGAGTGAGATCAATTCAGGGATTTTGAAGCTCAGCAGCCAAGCAAAATTGAGTGGGAAGGTGCATTTGTTTAAGGTtatcaagaagaagaaatctggtgaaatgaaatgtgattgGGATGTCAATTTGGGCACTAGGCAGGTGGAAAATTTGAACTGCAActgatatttaatttattttactttcttttcaagtttaatttgatCTCTCTTTGCTTTCATTtgagtttgtatttttttatagtttaggTTTTTTACATTTGTATTTTTACTTGTGTAACTAGTGATCTCTTATTCATTATTTACGTTGATTTACATTTGGTAGCCTCCCAATTCCCTTTTTCATTTCGTTTCTGAAAATGATTGCAAAGatcaatagaaaaatattgtcgattatatttaacaaaattgagAATGTCAGATTTATGTGCACCATGTGAATGACTTCACATGAGCCCACCCTCGtatggaatgaaaattaaataataaggCAGCCACTTCcaaatgataattataat
The genomic region above belongs to Salvia hispanica cultivar TCC Black 2014 chromosome 3, UniMelb_Shisp_WGS_1.0, whole genome shotgun sequence and contains:
- the LOC125210396 gene encoding late embryogenesis abundant protein At1g64065-like, with the protein product MHDVSTTQYSATQLSIYTYTNHPLVSSSHSHTSNSIHHSSQIHSKTNHQKKKEISMGEGRRSRKKCLAYVAAFIVFQTAVILVFALTVMKIKSPKVRFNAMVVESFSSSNSTATSINMKLRAQLTIKNTNFGHFKYDESTLVILHKGVPLGEHVIPEGRTKAKKTQKFEISVDVSTAKASGSELRSEINSGILKLSSQAKLSGKVHLFKVIKKKKSGEMKCDWDVNLGTRQVENLNCN
- the LOC125216712 gene encoding protein LURP-one-related 8-like; translation: MPPFLKSRSRIAAHHYHEQDQDCDTNIDEKSAYNSLTVWRKSLIFSCNGFTVIGSDGSLVYRVDNYSSRPNQIMLMDAHGYPIFTISRPKKLRLVGNYWLIYEGEVGKKSSNKPIFCVRKNMSIIKAKPSVLAYVYGGGMSGEGFKYTVEGSYARRSCKIMDESRRALSEIKKKVAMKKGASFGVEVFNLLVQPGFDSRFAMAIVLLLDQMFP